The sequence below is a genomic window from Streptococcus oralis.
GAATTTTTGCTCATATTCCGTCATGACATTACCTTCAAAATCACTGGCATGCAAGTCTAGCCAAACCCCATTGAGTTTCATCCCATACTGAGAAAAGCTTACCAAGCTGTACTCAAACAAACCACGGTTATCTGTCTTGAAATGGATCTCCCCATTCTCAGGCAAGATGCGCTTGAAGGTATCCAGGAAACTCTTGTAAGTCAAACGACGTTTTTCATGGCGTTTTTTAGGCCAGGGATCTGAAAAGTTTAGGTAGAGACGATCAATCTCACCGTCTTCAAAATAGTCTGTCAAGTCCGAACCATCTACCCACAAAAGTTTGATATTAGGTACTCCAACTTCAAGCACCTTGTCCAAGGCATAACTCAATACCGACTTTTGAATGTCAATCCCGATGTAGTTGATGTCAGGATTTTGCTTGGCCATTCCTGATACGAAGGCCCCTTTCCCACTTCCAACTTCAACATGAATAGGATGATCATTTCCAAACAAGTCTCGCCATTTCCCTTTTGCTTCCAAGGGATTGAGGACCACATACTGAGGATTGGCCTCTAGTAATTCTGTCGCCCCTTTACGATTTCTAACTCTCATCTCTTCTTTCCATACTTGTCACGGAAGACACGCAAGGCATAAATCTCCCGGTTTACATTATCTAAATCTTGATTTACAAAGTATTTGGCAATCTGGCTCAAGTAAGAATACTGACCATACCAATACAATTTATCTAACACTGTCTGATTGTACTTATAGCCATAGTCTCTCAACCATTGACGCCACTGATGATCTGGAATATAATGACACAACATATGCGCTACATCAAACATACGATCCGTCAGACGAACCGAATCCC
It includes:
- the trmB gene encoding tRNA (guanosine(46)-N7)-methyltransferase TrmB, translated to MRVRNRKGATELLEANPQYVVLNPLEAKGKWRDLFGNDHPIHVEVGSGKGAFVSGMAKQNPDINYIGIDIQKSVLSYALDKVLEVGVPNIKLLWVDGSDLTDYFEDGEIDRLYLNFSDPWPKKRHEKRRLTYKSFLDTFKRILPENGEIHFKTDNRGLFEYSLVSFSQYGMKLNGVWLDLHASDFEGNVMTEYEQKFSSKGQVIYRVEAEF